A region of Stigmatella erecta DNA encodes the following proteins:
- a CDS encoding NAD(P)/FAD-dependent oxidoreductase produces MENTPKRHHVVIVGAGFGGLQAAQKLKKAPVDVTVVDRYNHHLFQPLLYQVATAVLSPGEIATPIRSVLKGQNTTVLLAEAQSVDLQRKVLVCGGGEIAYDTLVLAAGATHSYFGHPEWSQFAPGLKTIDDARNIRERILVALEAAEREPDPARQREWLTFVIVGAGPTGVELAGALAYMTRHSLPKEYRRVDVSKARVLLLEGLPRVLNTYPEELSERARRDLENLGVEVRTGTMVTAMDDLGVSVGDTRIAARTVLWGAGVAASPLARTLGVPLDKAGRVKVAPTLTVPGHEDVFVIGDLASLVQDGKPVPGIAPAAMQMGRHVAKNIRLRLEGQPLEPFHYADKGSFAVIGRGSAIGVLFDKVRMRGFLAWSMWLGIHLTFLVGFRNKAVVLVQWAYTYLTRRRDVRLITGLHPQKLPSMQRTLPTVPALAKEEDAAAFPVPRAGDKEPAPLH; encoded by the coding sequence ATGGAAAACACCCCGAAAAGGCATCATGTCGTCATCGTGGGCGCCGGTTTCGGCGGGTTGCAGGCCGCGCAGAAGCTGAAGAAAGCCCCCGTGGATGTGACGGTCGTGGACCGGTACAACCACCACCTGTTCCAGCCTCTGCTCTACCAGGTGGCGACCGCCGTGCTCAGCCCGGGGGAGATCGCCACGCCCATCCGCTCCGTGCTCAAGGGCCAGAACACCACCGTGCTGCTCGCCGAGGCTCAGTCGGTGGACCTGCAGCGCAAGGTGCTCGTGTGCGGGGGCGGAGAGATCGCCTATGACACGCTGGTGCTCGCCGCGGGCGCCACGCACTCGTACTTTGGCCACCCGGAGTGGAGCCAGTTCGCCCCGGGCCTCAAGACCATTGACGATGCGCGCAACATCCGCGAGCGCATCCTGGTGGCGCTGGAGGCGGCGGAGCGGGAGCCGGATCCCGCGCGCCAGCGCGAGTGGCTCACCTTCGTCATCGTGGGCGCGGGCCCCACGGGCGTGGAGCTGGCCGGGGCGCTGGCGTACATGACCCGGCACTCGCTGCCCAAGGAGTACCGCCGCGTCGATGTCTCCAAGGCCCGCGTGCTCCTGCTGGAGGGGCTGCCCCGGGTGCTCAACACCTACCCGGAGGAGCTGTCCGAGCGCGCGCGCAGGGACCTGGAGAACCTGGGCGTGGAGGTGCGCACCGGCACGATGGTCACCGCCATGGATGACCTGGGCGTGAGCGTGGGAGACACCCGCATCGCGGCGCGCACGGTGCTCTGGGGGGCCGGCGTGGCCGCCTCCCCGCTGGCGCGCACGCTCGGGGTGCCGCTGGACAAGGCGGGCCGGGTCAAGGTCGCGCCCACGCTCACGGTGCCCGGCCACGAGGACGTCTTCGTGATTGGCGACCTGGCCTCGCTCGTCCAGGACGGCAAGCCCGTGCCCGGCATCGCCCCGGCGGCCATGCAGATGGGCAGGCACGTGGCGAAGAACATCCGCCTGCGGCTCGAAGGCCAGCCCCTGGAGCCGTTCCACTATGCGGACAAGGGCTCCTTCGCCGTCATCGGCCGGGGCTCGGCGATTGGCGTGCTCTTCGACAAGGTCCGCATGCGCGGCTTCCTGGCCTGGTCCATGTGGCTGGGCATCCACCTGACCTTCCTGGTGGGCTTCCGCAACAAGGCGGTCGTCTTGGTGCAGTGGGCGTACACGTACCTCACGCGGCGGCGGGACGTACGGCTCATCACCGGGCTGCACCCCCAGAAGCTGCCCTCCATGCAGCGCACCCTGCCCACCGTCCCGGCGTTGGCCAAGGAGGAAGATGCGGCGGCATTCCCGGTCCCCAGGGCCGGGGACAAGGAGCCCGCGCCCCTGCATTGA
- a CDS encoding 2,3,4,5-tetrahydropyridine-2,6-dicarboxylate N-succinyltransferase has protein sequence MSSMEALSQKVSEAFADRTKLKEEAYAAAVRETLALLDAGTLRVAEKGPEGWRVNAWVKEAILLYFAVSQMQVMEVGPFEFHDKVPLKKGLEAAGVRVVPPGVVRYGAFVEKGAVVMPGYVNIGARVGAGTMVDTWATVGSCAQVGRHVHLSGGVGLGGVLEPPTASPVIIEDGAFIGSRCIVVEGVVVEEEAVLGANVVLTASTQIIDVTGPEERIHKGRVPARSVVIPGMREKQFPSGKYGVPCALIIGQRTKSTDQKTSLNAALRDFAVAV, from the coding sequence ATGTCCTCCATGGAAGCACTGTCCCAGAAGGTGTCCGAGGCATTCGCCGACCGGACGAAGCTGAAGGAAGAGGCCTATGCCGCCGCCGTGCGGGAGACGCTGGCCCTGCTGGACGCGGGCACGCTGCGCGTGGCCGAGAAGGGCCCCGAGGGCTGGCGCGTCAACGCCTGGGTGAAGGAGGCCATCCTCCTGTACTTCGCCGTGTCGCAGATGCAGGTGATGGAGGTGGGGCCCTTCGAGTTCCACGACAAGGTCCCCCTGAAGAAGGGGCTGGAGGCCGCGGGCGTGCGCGTGGTGCCTCCGGGCGTGGTGCGCTATGGCGCCTTCGTGGAGAAGGGCGCCGTGGTGATGCCCGGCTACGTGAACATCGGCGCCCGCGTGGGCGCGGGCACCATGGTGGACACCTGGGCCACGGTGGGCAGCTGCGCGCAGGTGGGCCGCCACGTGCACCTGTCCGGAGGCGTCGGGCTGGGGGGCGTGCTCGAGCCGCCCACCGCCTCGCCCGTCATCATCGAGGACGGCGCCTTCATTGGCAGCCGCTGCATCGTCGTCGAGGGCGTGGTGGTGGAGGAGGAGGCCGTGCTGGGCGCCAACGTGGTGCTCACCGCGTCCACGCAGATCATCGACGTCACCGGCCCCGAGGAGCGCATTCACAAGGGCCGCGTACCCGCGCGAAGCGTGGTCATCCCAGGAATGCGAGAGAAACAGTTTCCCTCGGGGAAGTATGGTGTTCCTTGCGCGCTCATCATTGGTCAACGGACGAAGAGCACGGACCAGAAGACCAGCCTCAACGCCGCGCTGCGCGACTTCGCGGTGGCGGTATGA
- a CDS encoding AraC family transcriptional regulator — MPSPSCEPLPSLEQFLNHRLPVWVGRYDRASAQAAPRKLTTNTHAYAVIVLLTRGHSHVRHTGELVLRAGDVHLIPPGDPHGHAHFRDAQGWALAFHPEAFPSEQGWGQERGLKLGPLLRVREGCHPVLRPSLPQRRRLERWMRLIEQELLQGDRGHEEACAALLRLVLVELERIATPAAIPEPPSLSLVRQALTYIEAHCLQPLSLASVARALGRSGPHVASTVRQGTGRTVGEWILEYRMAEARRRLRGTDERVDIIAERVGYADVTHFIRLFRRLHGLTPAAWRRNASAGYTLPS; from the coding sequence ATGCCGTCCCCTTCCTGTGAGCCTTTGCCTTCGCTGGAACAGTTCCTGAACCATCGGCTTCCGGTCTGGGTGGGACGGTATGACAGGGCTTCCGCCCAAGCCGCTCCGCGCAAGCTCACCACCAATACGCACGCCTATGCGGTCATCGTGCTCCTCACCCGGGGACACTCCCATGTGCGGCACACGGGCGAGCTGGTGCTCCGGGCGGGGGATGTGCACCTCATTCCTCCGGGAGATCCGCACGGCCATGCGCACTTCCGGGATGCCCAGGGCTGGGCCCTCGCCTTCCACCCCGAGGCCTTTCCTTCCGAGCAGGGGTGGGGCCAGGAGCGGGGCCTGAAGCTGGGCCCGCTGCTGCGGGTCCGCGAGGGATGCCACCCGGTCTTGAGGCCTTCCCTTCCCCAGCGCCGGCGCCTGGAGCGGTGGATGCGGCTCATCGAGCAGGAGCTGCTCCAGGGCGACCGGGGCCACGAGGAGGCCTGCGCGGCGCTCTTGCGGTTGGTGCTCGTCGAGCTGGAGCGGATCGCCACCCCGGCCGCCATTCCCGAGCCGCCCAGCTTGAGCCTCGTGCGCCAGGCGCTCACCTATATCGAAGCGCACTGCCTCCAGCCGCTGTCGCTCGCGAGCGTGGCGCGGGCGCTGGGGCGCTCGGGCCCACACGTGGCCAGCACCGTGCGGCAGGGCACGGGGCGCACGGTGGGCGAGTGGATCCTCGAATACCGCATGGCCGAGGCCCGGCGGCGGCTCCGGGGCACGGACGAGCGCGTGGACATCATCGCCGAGCGGGTGGGCTACGCGGACGTGACGCACTTCATCCGCCTGTTCCGGCGCCTGCACGGCCTCACCCCGGCGGCCTGGCGGCGCAACGCCAGCGCCGGGTATACCCTGCCCTCATGA
- a CDS encoding glycosyltransferase family 2 protein: MLVSLVIPVYNELPTLAELLRRCIAVDFPKELVLVDDCSRDGSRELLQELATRGLEMLGGTPRNRNEVRVLFQPHNQGKGAALRRGFSEATGDIVIVQDADLEYDPRDIPRVIQPILDGEADVVYGSRFTGTPRRVLYFWHTVMNNLLTTLSNMSTGLNLTDMETCYKAFRGEVLRSIRVHEERFGFEPEVTAKIARGRWRVYEVPISYHGRTYEEGKKIGWKDGVRALYVIAKYTVTR, translated from the coding sequence ATGCTCGTCTCGCTCGTCATCCCGGTCTACAACGAACTGCCCACCCTGGCGGAGCTGCTGCGGCGCTGCATCGCGGTGGACTTCCCCAAGGAGCTGGTGCTCGTGGATGACTGCTCCCGGGACGGAAGCCGGGAGCTGCTCCAGGAGCTGGCCACCCGGGGCCTGGAGATGCTGGGCGGCACCCCTCGCAACCGCAACGAGGTGCGCGTGCTCTTCCAGCCCCACAACCAGGGCAAGGGCGCGGCGCTGCGGCGCGGCTTCTCCGAGGCCACCGGGGACATCGTCATCGTCCAGGACGCGGACCTCGAGTACGACCCGCGCGACATCCCCCGGGTCATCCAGCCCATCCTCGATGGCGAGGCGGACGTCGTCTACGGCAGCCGCTTCACCGGCACGCCGCGCCGGGTGCTCTACTTCTGGCACACGGTGATGAACAACCTGCTCACCACGCTCTCCAACATGTCCACCGGGCTGAACCTCACGGACATGGAGACCTGCTACAAGGCCTTCCGCGGCGAGGTGCTGCGCTCGATCCGGGTCCACGAGGAGCGGTTCGGCTTCGAGCCCGAAGTCACCGCGAAGATCGCCCGCGGCCGCTGGCGGGTGTACGAGGTGCCCATCAGCTACCACGGCCGCACCTACGAGGAGGGCAAGAAGATTGGCTGGAAGGACGGCGTGCGCGCCCTCTACGTCATCGCCAAGTACACCGTGACGCGCTGA
- a CDS encoding rod shape-determining protein, whose amino-acid sequence MFDWLHTLFSRDLAIDLGTANTLIYIRGQGIVSNEPSVVAVQQDARGGKKVLAVGKEAKEMLGRTPGNIVAIRPMKDGVIADFEITAAMLRYFIQSAHNRKTLVNPRIIIGIPSGITEVERRAVREAAANAGAREVYLIEQPMAAAIGAGLPVTEPSGNMIVDIGGGTSDVAVISLAGIVFAKSVRIGGDKLDEAIIQYVKRKYNLLIGERTAEAIKMGIGTAYPTDEVMTMEIKGRDLVAGVPRTLTVSSDEVRDALAEPVNGIVEAVKLTLERTPPELAGDIADRGIVLAGGGALLKNLDTLLREETGLPVFLAEDPLSAVVIGAGKALESLDILRQVCQPG is encoded by the coding sequence ATGTTCGACTGGCTTCACACTCTCTTCTCGCGTGACCTCGCAATCGACCTGGGCACGGCGAACACGCTCATCTACATCCGCGGCCAGGGCATCGTGTCCAACGAGCCCTCCGTGGTGGCCGTGCAGCAGGACGCGCGGGGCGGCAAGAAGGTCCTTGCCGTGGGGAAGGAGGCCAAGGAGATGCTCGGGCGGACCCCGGGCAACATCGTGGCCATCCGTCCCATGAAGGACGGCGTCATCGCGGACTTCGAAATCACCGCCGCGATGCTGCGCTACTTCATCCAGAGCGCCCACAACCGCAAGACGCTCGTCAACCCGCGCATCATCATCGGCATCCCCTCGGGGATTACCGAGGTGGAGCGGCGCGCGGTGCGCGAGGCGGCGGCCAACGCGGGCGCCCGCGAGGTGTACCTCATCGAGCAGCCCATGGCGGCGGCCATCGGCGCGGGCCTGCCGGTGACGGAGCCCAGCGGCAACATGATTGTCGACATCGGCGGTGGCACCTCCGACGTGGCGGTCATCAGCCTGGCGGGCATCGTGTTCGCCAAGAGCGTGCGCATCGGCGGCGACAAGCTGGACGAGGCCATCATCCAGTACGTCAAGCGCAAGTACAACCTGCTCATCGGTGAGCGGACGGCCGAGGCCATCAAGATGGGCATCGGCACCGCGTACCCGACCGATGAAGTCATGACCATGGAAATCAAGGGCCGTGACCTGGTGGCCGGTGTGCCGCGCACGCTCACGGTGAGCAGCGACGAGGTGCGCGACGCGCTCGCCGAGCCCGTCAACGGCATCGTCGAGGCGGTGAAGCTGACGCTGGAGCGCACGCCTCCCGAGCTGGCAGGCGACATCGCCGACCGCGGCATCGTGCTCGCCGGCGGTGGCGCGCTCCTGAAGAACCTGGACACGCTGCTGCGCGAGGAGACGGGCCTGCCGGTGTTCCTGGCCGAGGACCCGCTGTCGGCGGTGGTGATTGGCGCGGGCAAGGCGCTGGAGTCCTTGGACATCCTGCGTCAGGTCTGCCAGCCGGGCTGA
- a CDS encoding alkaline phosphatase family protein: MKRLLSVLALGLLAATAASCDWEHYALMNSIPARGDPDRNPVVHVYLGLDGLGHRAVVQARERGAFQGWNLARFIPMFPATSDASWSRILHAERFAGYEYGHYDPLKDKVYNKALGGMLVHLVPPLEGVSFMVPDYALTPSYYDAFDYHATAYLDALWSYDRPVYGYYRGLDNLFVALAGRSETQTDFFAYVLEADVIGHIRSEADVTEALVSLGQRIEEFKRNHPERTFVFTLFGDHGMDGVKKPIANVVDFRDQLEAAGVVSVDSFKDADREPGPAAVTILHTRTTYVSMHARPEKLDEVARLASTCAAADLVFARGQPPAPDYPEGLVWVNVWREGALVARFGYEAATDQYWLPAEGEWEALDLPVSFAPGARHGVFTDEALFALSADRTYPDFFFRARTAFEPISVKFPADAVVSFRPEFMSVGFKAPISSLNETGTAGSHGAMDALGSVAALVSEERELPAAVRSDTLLELFPRLDAHMRKRGVTRVPGAEGAALDYGALP, from the coding sequence GTGAAGCGCCTTCTGTCCGTGCTGGCCCTGGGGCTGCTCGCCGCCACCGCCGCGTCCTGCGACTGGGAGCACTACGCGCTGATGAACAGCATTCCCGCCCGGGGCGACCCGGACCGCAACCCCGTGGTGCACGTGTACCTGGGGCTGGATGGGCTGGGCCACCGCGCGGTGGTGCAGGCGCGGGAGCGGGGCGCCTTCCAGGGCTGGAACCTTGCGCGCTTCATCCCGATGTTTCCGGCCACCAGCGATGCGAGCTGGTCGCGCATCCTCCACGCGGAGCGCTTCGCGGGGTACGAGTACGGCCATTACGATCCCCTCAAGGACAAGGTCTACAACAAGGCCCTGGGAGGAATGCTCGTGCACCTGGTGCCGCCCCTGGAGGGCGTCTCCTTCATGGTGCCGGACTACGCCCTGACGCCCTCGTATTACGACGCGTTCGACTACCACGCGACGGCCTACCTCGATGCGCTCTGGAGCTATGACCGGCCGGTGTATGGCTATTACCGGGGGCTCGACAACCTCTTCGTGGCGCTGGCCGGGCGCAGCGAGACCCAGACAGACTTCTTCGCCTACGTGCTGGAGGCGGACGTCATCGGGCACATCCGCTCCGAGGCGGATGTGACGGAGGCGCTCGTGTCCTTGGGCCAGCGCATCGAGGAGTTCAAGCGCAACCACCCCGAGCGCACCTTCGTCTTCACCCTCTTTGGCGACCACGGGATGGATGGCGTGAAGAAGCCCATCGCGAACGTCGTGGACTTCCGGGACCAGCTGGAGGCCGCGGGCGTGGTGTCCGTGGACTCGTTCAAGGACGCGGACCGGGAGCCAGGGCCCGCGGCGGTGACCATCCTCCATACCCGCACCACCTATGTCTCGATGCATGCCCGTCCGGAGAAGCTGGACGAGGTGGCGCGCCTGGCGTCGACCTGTGCCGCGGCGGACCTCGTCTTCGCGCGGGGCCAGCCCCCCGCGCCGGATTACCCCGAAGGGCTCGTCTGGGTGAATGTCTGGCGGGAGGGCGCGCTCGTGGCGCGCTTTGGCTACGAGGCCGCCACGGACCAGTACTGGCTCCCGGCCGAGGGGGAGTGGGAGGCGCTGGACCTGCCCGTGTCCTTCGCCCCGGGCGCACGCCACGGCGTGTTCACCGACGAGGCCCTCTTCGCCCTGAGCGCGGACCGCACCTATCCGGACTTCTTCTTCCGGGCGCGGACGGCGTTCGAGCCCATCAGCGTGAAGTTCCCCGCCGACGCGGTGGTGTCCTTCCGGCCCGAGTTCATGTCGGTGGGCTTCAAGGCGCCCATCAGCAGCCTGAACGAGACGGGGACCGCGGGCAGCCACGGGGCGATGGATGCCCTGGGCAGCGTGGCCGCGCTGGTGTCCGAGGAGCGGGAGCTGCCCGCCGCCGTGCGCTCGGACACCTTGCTGGAGCTCTTCCCGCGCCTGGATGCCCACATGCGCAAGCGCGGGGTGACCCGGGTTCCCGGCGCGGAGGGCGCGGCACTGGACTACGGCGCGCTGCCCTGA
- a CDS encoding DUF6321 domain-containing protein — translation MATRREKNPAGGLTAEGRRAFKRRDGSNLKPGVRGKADTPEKLRRKGSFLRRTFGRATLPPLVNKEGQPTRLALSAHAWGEPVPKTEASARRLAAKGERLLARYKAVKRPASAGKTVRRRSTKARAPAGKPR, via the coding sequence ATGGCCACGCGACGCGAAAAGAATCCGGCAGGGGGACTCACCGCGGAGGGCCGCCGCGCCTTCAAGCGGCGGGACGGCTCGAACCTGAAGCCCGGGGTCAGGGGCAAGGCGGACACCCCGGAGAAGCTGCGGCGCAAAGGCTCCTTCCTGCGCCGGACCTTCGGACGCGCCACGCTGCCACCGCTCGTGAACAAGGAGGGCCAGCCGACCCGGCTGGCCCTGTCGGCCCACGCCTGGGGGGAGCCGGTGCCCAAGACGGAGGCCAGCGCCCGGCGCCTGGCCGCCAAGGGCGAGCGCCTCCTGGCGCGCTACAAGGCCGTCAAGCGCCCCGCCAGCGCGGGCAAGACGGTGCGGCGGCGGAGCACGAAGGCCCGTGCCCCGGCGGGCAAGCCGCGTTGA
- a CDS encoding spermidine synthase: MKPWEVLARAPVPGGKGEFVLHHRDGEFVIRVNGLELMSSRVHGSEEELARRGCEGLRATPGARVLVGGLGLGYTLRATLDVLAEDAQVVVAELAPAIVEWNQGPLAPLAGEPLKDGRVRVETADVKRVMRGGGPWDAILLDVDNGPSGLTQPSNAGLYDSAGLATAHAALKPGGVLAVWSASPDERFTRRLDQAGFTAEFHSSRAGQGRGTRHTLFLARRRRAKRQGSAP; this comes from the coding sequence ATGAAGCCTTGGGAGGTCCTCGCGCGCGCGCCCGTGCCCGGCGGCAAGGGTGAATTCGTGCTGCACCACCGGGATGGCGAGTTCGTCATCCGGGTGAACGGCCTGGAGCTCATGTCCTCGCGCGTCCACGGCTCCGAGGAGGAGCTGGCGCGGCGCGGCTGCGAGGGCCTGCGTGCCACGCCCGGGGCCCGCGTCCTCGTGGGGGGCCTGGGGCTGGGCTACACGCTGCGGGCCACGCTGGATGTCCTGGCCGAGGACGCGCAGGTGGTCGTCGCCGAGCTGGCCCCGGCCATCGTCGAATGGAACCAGGGCCCCCTGGCGCCCCTGGCCGGTGAGCCCCTGAAGGATGGGCGCGTGCGCGTGGAGACCGCGGACGTGAAGCGGGTGATGCGCGGCGGCGGGCCGTGGGATGCCATCCTGCTGGATGTGGACAACGGCCCCTCGGGGCTGACCCAGCCCTCCAACGCGGGCCTCTATGACAGCGCGGGGCTCGCCACGGCCCACGCGGCCCTGAAGCCCGGCGGGGTGCTGGCCGTGTGGAGCGCGAGCCCCGATGAGCGCTTCACCCGCAGGCTCGACCAGGCGGGCTTCACAGCCGAGTTCCATTCGAGCCGCGCCGGCCAGGGCCGGGGCACCCGCCACACGCTGTTTCTGGCCCGGCGGCGCCGGGCGAAGCGTCAGGGCAGCGCGCCGTAG
- a CDS encoding cupin domain-containing protein yields MNHLDDILPDLLLRTLPAGEQRAAEQHLATCERCRAEAHRLSATLEGLDTLTVPEDPPPGVLDRILQEMGGPGRFRRFAKEIAAFFDVSEEQALRLLTSLDTPGAWVPGPSRGIRMLPVETGPAKAGMLAAFVRMQPGARFPQHTHLGREWNFLLEGGIRESSGREFWPGEVLEREEGSAHSFTALEGPACTAATLLEGVASFDEELGKPG; encoded by the coding sequence ATGAACCACCTGGATGACATTCTTCCTGACTTGCTGCTTCGCACCCTGCCTGCCGGCGAGCAGCGGGCCGCCGAGCAGCACCTGGCCACGTGCGAGCGTTGCCGCGCGGAAGCCCACCGGCTCTCCGCCACCCTGGAGGGATTGGACACCCTGACGGTGCCGGAGGACCCACCCCCGGGCGTTCTGGACCGCATCCTTCAAGAGATGGGAGGGCCCGGGCGCTTCCGCCGCTTCGCGAAGGAGATCGCCGCGTTCTTCGATGTTTCAGAAGAACAGGCCCTGCGCCTGCTGACGTCCTTGGACACCCCGGGGGCGTGGGTGCCGGGGCCCAGCCGGGGCATCCGGATGCTGCCGGTGGAGACCGGACCGGCGAAGGCGGGGATGCTGGCGGCCTTCGTGCGGATGCAGCCCGGGGCCCGCTTTCCCCAGCACACCCACTTGGGGCGGGAGTGGAATTTTTTGCTGGAGGGCGGCATCCGCGAGAGTTCGGGCCGCGAGTTCTGGCCGGGCGAGGTGCTGGAGCGGGAGGAGGGCAGCGCCCACAGCTTCACCGCGCTGGAGGGGCCCGCCTGCACGGCTGCCACCCTGCTGGAGGGGGTGGCGAGCTTCGACGAGGAGCTGGGGAAGCCCGGGTAA
- a CDS encoding pyridoxal phosphate-dependent decarboxylase family protein: MPSYRDRVAAAYDAEHFRRQGHQLVDQLADYLSRATHGAHLPVLPWLPPAESLTRFPGDFPAEPTGELSGLMERVLSASNHLHHPRYIGHQVTAPLPLAALCDFVSSLLNNGMAVYEMGPASSAMEHSVLRWMAGQLGLPEGSGGVLTSGGSAGNLTALLAARQARAGYDAWGGGSAAGPPLTVLVPETAHYCIARSVKVMGWGTEGVTPVPVDAHFRLRPEALEEARARALKAGRRPIAVVACAGSTATGAFDPLEAVADFCERQGLWFHVDGAHGASAVLSPGDRPRVKGIERADSVVWDAHKMMLMPALITAVLFREGSRSFEAFAQEASYLFHGQDTRRWSDIGLRTLECTKEMMALKLYTCLSLLGTRFFSDYVAATFALTRRFAAMLQAAPDFELAVEPGCNIVCFRHTPAGLPPSEWDALQTHLRERLVTRGDFYLVQTTLPRGVHLRTTLINPLTSEADLHALLETLRQAA, translated from the coding sequence ATGCCGAGCTACCGAGACCGCGTCGCCGCCGCCTACGATGCCGAGCACTTCCGCCGCCAGGGCCACCAGCTGGTGGATCAGCTCGCCGACTACCTGTCGCGGGCCACCCACGGGGCGCACCTGCCCGTGCTGCCCTGGCTCCCCCCGGCGGAGAGCCTCACGCGGTTTCCGGGGGACTTCCCCGCCGAGCCCACCGGGGAGCTGTCCGGGCTCATGGAGCGCGTCCTGTCCGCCTCCAACCACCTGCACCACCCGCGCTACATCGGCCACCAGGTGACGGCCCCGCTGCCGCTGGCGGCGCTGTGCGACTTCGTCTCCTCGCTGCTCAACAACGGCATGGCCGTGTACGAGATGGGGCCCGCCTCCAGCGCCATGGAGCACTCGGTGCTGCGCTGGATGGCCGGCCAGCTCGGGCTGCCCGAGGGCAGCGGCGGGGTGCTCACCTCGGGGGGCTCGGCGGGCAACCTCACCGCGCTGCTGGCCGCGCGCCAGGCCCGGGCCGGCTACGACGCCTGGGGCGGGGGCTCCGCCGCGGGCCCCCCGCTCACGGTGCTCGTCCCGGAGACGGCCCACTACTGCATCGCCCGGTCCGTGAAGGTGATGGGCTGGGGCACCGAGGGCGTCACCCCCGTGCCCGTGGACGCCCACTTCCGGCTGCGCCCCGAGGCCCTGGAGGAGGCCCGGGCGCGTGCCCTGAAGGCCGGCCGCCGCCCCATCGCCGTGGTGGCCTGCGCCGGCTCCACCGCCACCGGCGCGTTTGATCCGCTGGAGGCCGTGGCGGACTTCTGCGAGCGCCAGGGGCTCTGGTTCCACGTGGATGGGGCCCACGGCGCCTCCGCCGTGCTCAGCCCCGGGGACCGCCCCCGCGTGAAGGGCATCGAGCGCGCGGACTCGGTGGTGTGGGACGCGCACAAGATGATGCTGATGCCCGCCCTCATCACCGCGGTGCTCTTCCGCGAGGGCTCGCGCTCCTTCGAGGCCTTCGCCCAGGAGGCCAGCTACCTGTTCCACGGCCAGGACACGCGGCGCTGGAGCGACATCGGGCTGCGCACGCTGGAATGTACCAAGGAGATGATGGCCCTCAAGCTCTACACGTGCCTGAGCCTGCTGGGCACCCGCTTCTTCTCGGACTACGTGGCGGCCACCTTCGCCCTCACCCGCCGCTTCGCCGCGATGCTCCAGGCCGCCCCGGACTTCGAGCTGGCGGTGGAGCCCGGGTGCAACATTGTCTGCTTCCGGCACACCCCCGCGGGCCTGCCCCCCTCCGAGTGGGATGCGCTCCAGACCCACCTGCGCGAGCGGCTCGTCACCCGGGGGGACTTCTACCTGGTGCAGACCACCCTGCCCCGGGGTGTTCACCTCCGGACGACGCTCATCAACCCGCTGACCTCGGAGGCGGACCTCCATGCCCTGCTCGAAACACTGCGCCAGGCCGCGTGA
- the dapE gene encoding succinyl-diaminopimelate desuccinylase, with the protein MSQLAARLAQSTLSLCRIASPIGDEGPLADHVERWALERFPRNEVFRVGHSLYVGRLEDPRPTVALVGHLDTVPGHPSNKEARLEGERVFGLGASDMKGGLAVMMALAEDLPLRELPVNLGLILYEREEGPYVESGLGPLFDAYPALRKIRFGIAMEPTDGLVQVGCVGTLHATLKFTGRNAHSARPWQGENAIHKAGPLLTELLGRQRVEVMHAGFPFYEVMSVTMASGGRARNVVPDALELNLNYRFAPGRTVVQAQEDVMALVAGRAEVSFTDLSPSGRVCADNALYRQLLALTGLPAASKQAWTDVARFGEWGVDAVNYGPGETAQAHQANESAPIPALAEAYEKLSAFLRGARPAL; encoded by the coding sequence ATGTCCCAGCTTGCCGCGCGTCTTGCCCAGTCCACGCTCTCGCTGTGCCGTATCGCCAGCCCCATCGGAGACGAGGGGCCCCTCGCGGATCACGTGGAGCGGTGGGCGCTGGAGCGCTTCCCCCGCAACGAGGTGTTCCGGGTGGGGCACTCGCTGTACGTGGGGCGCCTGGAGGACCCGCGGCCCACGGTCGCGCTGGTGGGGCACCTGGACACCGTGCCCGGGCACCCGAGCAACAAGGAGGCACGGCTCGAGGGCGAGCGGGTGTTCGGGCTGGGCGCCTCGGACATGAAGGGCGGCCTGGCGGTGATGATGGCGCTGGCGGAGGACCTGCCCCTGCGCGAGCTGCCGGTGAACCTCGGGCTCATCCTTTATGAGCGCGAGGAGGGGCCCTATGTGGAGAGCGGCCTGGGCCCGCTGTTCGACGCGTACCCGGCGCTGCGGAAGATTCGCTTCGGCATCGCCATGGAGCCCACGGACGGGCTGGTGCAGGTGGGGTGCGTGGGCACGCTGCACGCCACGCTGAAGTTCACGGGGCGCAACGCGCACTCGGCGCGGCCGTGGCAGGGCGAGAACGCCATTCACAAGGCGGGGCCCCTGCTCACGGAGCTGCTCGGGCGCCAGCGCGTGGAGGTGATGCACGCCGGCTTCCCGTTCTACGAGGTGATGAGCGTGACGATGGCGAGCGGGGGCCGCGCGCGCAACGTGGTGCCGGACGCGCTGGAGCTGAACCTCAACTACCGCTTCGCCCCGGGCCGAACCGTGGTCCAGGCGCAGGAGGACGTGATGGCGCTGGTGGCGGGGCGGGCGGAGGTGAGCTTCACGGACCTGTCGCCCAGCGGCCGGGTGTGCGCGGACAACGCCCTGTACCGCCAGCTCCTGGCGCTGACGGGGCTGCCCGCGGCCTCGAAGCAGGCCTGGACGGATGTGGCCCGCTTCGGGGAGTGGGGCGTGGACGCGGTGAACTACGGCCCCGGCGAGACGGCCCAGGCCCACCAGGCCAACGAGAGCGCCCCCATTCCGGCGCTGGCCGAGGCCTACGAGAAGCTCTCCGCGTTCCTCCGGGGCGCCCGGCCCGCGCTGTAG